A stretch of Acidobacteriota bacterium DNA encodes these proteins:
- a CDS encoding TlpA family protein disulfide reductase: MTTMRSTAHRRAARLAVAAALALLWAGAARAAEFKTAPPLSAPGLDGKPIQVKYADARVTLVNFWATWCLPCREEMPAIN; encoded by the coding sequence ATGACGACGATGCGTTCGACGGCCCACCGCCGCGCGGCGCGGCTCGCGGTCGCGGCGGCGCTCGCGCTCCTCTGGGCCGGCGCTGCACGGGCGGCCGAGTTCAAGACGGCCCCGCCGCTGTCGGCCCCCGGCCTCGACGGCAAGCCCATCCAGGTCAAGTACGCCGATGCCCGCGTCACGCTGGTCAACTTTTGGGCCACCTGGTGCCTCCCCTGCAGGGAGGAGATGCCGGCCATCAACC